ACTTGGGTTGTAAAGACACCCTGACCGAGCCGATCGAGGTGTATCCCAAACCGACCATCAACACAGTCACCGAAACCGACATCTGCTGGCCCAATGCAGTGTTGTACAGCAACAATACCACGATCCCCAGCAACTGGAACAGCAGCACGATTTCGACCTTCGAATGGCGCTACGGCGACGGGAACAACGGTTTTGGCAGCAACAGCAGCCATGCATTTGCAGTGCCCAATCAATATGCCGAGTCGCTGATCGTCACCACCAATGTCGGTTGCAGAGACACCTTGACGGGCTCCGTAGACGTTTGGCCCAAGCCCAACATCATCTCGGTTACGGATCCGAATATCTGCTGGCCACAAGCCGCTAGTTTCAGCAACAATTCCAATATACCCAACAACTGGAATTCAGCCACGATCCAAACCTACGATTGGCATTTTGGGGACGCCACCACAGGACTGGGTTCGGTGACGACGCACCCTTATACGATTCCTGGATTTTACAATGACAGTCTTGTCGTCGTGACGAGCGATGCCTGCCGCGACACCTTTGCCGAAACCATCAGCATCTGGCCCAAGCCGGAAATTGATTCGGTAACCGTACTCGACCAATGTTGGCCCAACGGCACCAATTTCACCGGCTTCCACCACATCGCCAACAACTGGAACAGTGCCGCGGTCACGATTCACGACTGGCGATTTGGCGATGCCACGACAGGCAATACCAACCCTGTCTTCCATACCTACGTTTTGCCCAACAATTACACGCATACGCTTTTCGTAGAAACGGGAAATGCCTGCCGCGACACCTTGGTCGACCAAGTCAACATCTGGCCCAAACCTTCGATCAATTCGATCACGGAAATTGATATCTGTTGGCCCAACGATGTCGCCTTTTCCAACAATACCACGATCCCCAACAATTGGGATGCAGCAACGATCGCACAATGGGATTGGCGCTTTGGCGACGGACAGACGGGCAACGTCCCGACGCTGTTGCACAATTATGCGGTTCCCGACCGCTACTTCGACACGCTTTACGTCCGCAGCTCCGACAATTGCCGCGATACCCTCACAGGTTCGGTCGACGTCTGGCCCAAGCCGCAGATCGACTCGATCATCACAGCGGACGTTTGTGATCCCGAGACGGTCTTCTTCACCCAATCCACGCAGATTCCAGATAACTGGAACAGTGCTACGATTCCATCGTATCTCTGGGACTTTGGCGATGGCAATACCGGCACAGGCGCAAGCACCTCCCACCAATATGCCATTCCGGGTGCGTACACAGTGCGCCTGATCGTGGTGACAAGTGACGCTTGCCGTGACACACTGCTCAAGACGGTCAACGTCTACCCCAAACCCACCGCCCAGTATGCGGTCGGTGACATCTGCTACGGTGACAGCTTGCTCCTTTTCAGCGGATCGACGGTTTCCAACGTCCTGGGAACCTTCATTGCAGACCATCAATGGATGTTTGGGGATGGCGACAGCAGCCATATCATCAACCCGACGCATTTTTACAACTTCGACGGATCGTACACAGTGACGCTGGTGACGACCACCAACCACGGCTGCAAAGACACCTTGGTGCAACCGCTGACCGTTTTCCCAAAGCCCAATGCCTCATTCAACTTCCCGCGCACCTGCCAACCCGATGCCGTGAATTTCATCGATGCATCGACGGTGAGTTCGGGTACGATTGCGGTTTATGATTGGGCCTTTGGAGACGGCGGATCCTCCTTGTTGCAAAATCCTTCGTATGCGTATGCCGCCGCCGACACCTACCTCGTGCAGTTGATCGTGACAACAGACAACGGCTGTTTGGACACCTTGGAGCGTGCATTGGTCTGGAATCCCAAGCCTTCAGCGCTGTTTGATTTCCAGAATGTTTGCTTTCCCGATAGTATCGTTTTTGCAGATCAATCCACTTTGCAATTCGGGAATTTCTTGCGCTGGGAATGGGCCTTTGGAGATGGCAACACCTCCCTTGTCCAAAGTCCGACGCATCAATATGTGACGGCTGGCAGCTACAATGTGCAATTGATTGTGACTTCCGATAGCCTCTGCATGGACACGTTGGTTTTGACGGCGACTTCGAATGAAAAGCCTAGCGCCAATTACAGCCCCAATACCATTTGCTGGCCAGACAGTGTGCCCTTCCAAGACCTCACAACGATCGGCGGACAGGCACAGGTCACGGGATGGCAATGGGTATTTGGCGATGGCGACACTGCTACGACGCAAAACCCTGTACATTATTACGTCCATCCCGATACGTTTGATTTGCAGTTCATCGCATGGAGCGATTCGGGTTGCACGGATACGTTGGTTCAGAAATTTGTGGCCTTCCCCCGTCCCGGCTTGCAATTGGGACCCTATTTGCAGTGGCTTTGCCCATTCAATACCGTCACACTTCATGCCGGTCCTCAGTTTGTGAGTTACAACTGGCAAGACGGCGCGACCGATTCGGTGTATGTCGTGAGCGTTCCGGGCATCTATACGGTGACCGTGGTCGATACCAATGGCTGCGTCCAAAGCGACACGGTCGATTCGCCATTGGCACCCAAGCCGGTTTTGTCCGTGGCGCCAAATGATACCGTTGAGTTTTGTGTTGGCGAATCCATTTCTGTCGACGCGCAAACGTCCTTAATTTTCTCCTACATCTGGAACAACGGCATCACAAGCAGCGACTTGCTCATTGATTCGGCAGGCACTTATACCGTCATCGGCTGGAATCAATATTTCTGTTCGGATACTTTGGATGTCGTGGCGATTGAGAATGCGCTGCCGGTGCCTGACCTTGGAGCCGACCGCGAACTCTGCGCCGGCGACACCGTGACATTGGATCCGGGTGTATTTGACGGCTACGCTTGGTCCACGGGTTATACCGCCCAAGTGTTGAGTGTCTGGTACAGCGGATCTTTTGCGGTCACGGTGACAGATGGCAATGGCTGCGAAGGAACAGACGTTGTGGAAGTGGTACGCCACGAATTGCCGTGGATCAACCTTGGAATCGACAGTTCGCTTTGCGCCGGAGATCAAATGACCTTCGATGCAGGGGCTGGCTTTTTGAACTACTTCTGGCCAGCGTCGGGCGAGACAACCCAAAGCATTGTCGTCGACAGTCCCGATTCGATTTCAGTCATCGTCACCGACATCCATGGCTGCTCCAACGAAAGCAATGTGGTTTGGGTGAGTGTGGATCCACTGCCCGCACCGGCGATCATTACCAAGGGCGATATGGAAATCGATCTGGTCTCTTCCTCCGAGGCACAGTATCAATGGTACCATGACGGCCAAATTGTGCCGGGAGCCACCAATCAGGCGATTACCCCGACGGAAAGCGGTAATTACCAGGTGATGGTCACCGATACCAACGGGTGCAGCATGATTTCCGGAATCTTCCATCTGGATCTGGACATCTACGACGCCGAAATGTACCAAGGCATCAGTCCCAACGGCGACGGCGTCAACGATCATTTGACCATTCCGGAGATCGAATACTATCCCGACAACCAATTCATGGTGTTCAACCGATGGGGGGCGCAGGTCTTCGGCCGAAAGGCTTACTTGAATGAATTCGACGGCCGTGACGATGGCGGACGCGACTTGCCGGATGGCGTGTACTATTATGTGCTTGACCTCGGAAATGGTTCCAAGCCGGTGAAGGGTTACTTTGTCATCAACAGATAAACGAGGGAAGGAACAATGAAGCATCAAATTACAACATTGAAGCAACTGCGAATCCCAAGCTTGACGATTCTCGCACTCACGCTCGCACTCACACTGTCGCTCGCGCCCTCAGGCGCAAAGCGCAGCAGGAGGCCCAATACAGCCAATACATGTTCAACAGCCTGTTCATCAATCCTGCCTACGCAGGTAGCCGTGATCAGGCGAGCATGAGCCTCATCGGCCGCAATCAATGGACCGGCTTTGCCGGTGCTCCCCGCTCGGCGGCGTTTGCCCTGCATGGCCCAAGCGCCAGCATGAAAAGCGGATTCGGCATGATGCTCACCACCGACGGCATCGGCCCGATCGCCTCCACCGGTCTCAGCGCGCAATACGCCTACCGCATCAAACTCGATGCCGACCATACCTTGGCCTTTGGCTTGCAAGGTTCGCTCGACTACTACCGCACCAACTTCGGTGGCTTGCATTTGGAGGACGAAACCGACCATAGCTTTGCCGGACAGGATGTGCGCCGATGGTTGCCCAATGCGGGCGCCGGCATCTACTTCAATGGCAAACTCGGCTACCTCGGTGCAGCTGTTCCGCGTTTGATCACCAACCGACTCAGCCCCACCAATGCCGATACGGTTGCCCGGCAAGCAAGACATTGTTTTGTCACCGGCGGACTCGTGCTGAAGATCAGCGACAATGTCAAATTCCGGCCGAGCACCTTGGTCAAGGTCTCCTCGGGAGGCGGTGCCAACATCGACCTCAATGCCAGTTTCCTCTTCAAGGAAAAATTGTGGCTGGGAGCAAGCTGGCGCAGCGAGGATGCCGTCGTCTTCATGGTCGAATTCTGGCCGACACAGCAACTGCGCCTCGGGTATGCTTATGACCTGACCACGTCTGCACTGCGCACCTACAATACTGGTTCCCACGAACTTTCGCTGGGCTTTGATTTTGCATTCAAAAAAGGAAGAGTCGTTTCCCCAAGGTATTTCTAATCATGTCAAGGATCTCCAAAATCATTTTGTTGTGCGCCGTTTGGGCGGGGGCTTTTTCT
Above is a window of Bacteroidota bacterium DNA encoding:
- a CDS encoding type IX secretion system membrane protein PorP/SprF, translated to MFNSLFINPAYAGSRDQASMSLIGRNQWTGFAGAPRSAAFALHGPSASMKSGFGMMLTTDGIGPIASTGLSAQYAYRIKLDADHTLAFGLQGSLDYYRTNFGGLHLEDETDHSFAGQDVRRWLPNAGAGIYFNGKLGYLGAAVPRLITNRLSPTNADTVARQARHCFVTGGLVLKISDNVKFRPSTLVKVSSGGGANIDLNASFLFKEKLWLGASWRSEDAVVFMVEFWPTQQLRLGYAYDLTTSALRTYNTGSHELSLGFDFAFKKGRVVSPRYF
- a CDS encoding PKD domain-containing protein, with the translated sequence MKILKTGVVGLLMLWLWWPNLANAQCTKPTYLQSVTVTNPNLTPLTNYVVKMTINTTALQGAGKLNNKFGFVFYDSDCATQLRYWPSDADAFPSTSASYYVKIPSIPGAGSKTIVMYYDAVTTCSTAIGNVFSFVGDTAAIGIPVGFSAATTWELSNRTFPANSQTFRWQVRATGTGNFRPKTTYNVSGTQYVQAEGTSRAIAVGMNRFVQELDVDAGGHPGFFTTALLPIGENCGLCNTFATGSGDIPPTSAPLIPFANNANQARVGVYYRPRAAAEPTVAFGSEFNRTTPVTISPAGPVTACEEDILNFTASSPYINYRWYVDNVFQGANPAITKTINTSGLSSGVHVLKVVAYTSACDSVEATKNLTINPRPDINSLSPDNGCQFSQLTFGSNIGLNGSTLVAHDWNFGDATTGTGATPTHAYSVAALLNVRLIVTTNLGCKDTLTEPIEVYPKPTINTVTETDICWPNAVLYSNNTTIPSNWNSSTISTFEWRYGDGNNGFGSNSSHAFAVPNQYAESLIVTTNVGCRDTLTGSVDVWPKPNIISVTDPNICWPQAASFSNNSNIPNNWNSATIQTYDWHFGDATTGLGSVTTHPYTIPGFYNDSLVVVTSDACRDTFAETISIWPKPEIDSVTVLDQCWPNGTNFTGFHHIANNWNSAAVTIHDWRFGDATTGNTNPVFHTYVLPNNYTHTLFVETGNACRDTLVDQVNIWPKPSINSITEIDICWPNDVAFSNNTTIPNNWDAATIAQWDWRFGDGQTGNVPTLLHNYAVPDRYFDTLYVRSSDNCRDTLTGSVDVWPKPQIDSIITADVCDPETVFFTQSTQIPDNWNSATIPSYLWDFGDGNTGTGASTSHQYAIPGAYTVRLIVVTSDACRDTLLKTVNVYPKPTAQYAVGDICYGDSLLLFSGSTVSNVLGTFIADHQWMFGDGDSSHIINPTHFYNFDGSYTVTLVTTTNHGCKDTLVQPLTVFPKPNASFNFPRTCQPDAVNFIDASTVSSGTIAVYDWAFGDGGSSLLQNPSYAYAAADTYLVQLIVTTDNGCLDTLERALVWNPKPSALFDFQNVCFPDSIVFADQSTLQFGNFLRWEWAFGDGNTSLVQSPTHQYVTAGSYNVQLIVTSDSLCMDTLVLTATSNEKPSANYSPNTICWPDSVPFQDLTTIGGQAQVTGWQWVFGDGDTATTQNPVHYYVHPDTFDLQFIAWSDSGCTDTLVQKFVAFPRPGLQLGPYLQWLCPFNTVTLHAGPQFVSYNWQDGATDSVYVVSVPGIYTVTVVDTNGCVQSDTVDSPLAPKPVLSVAPNDTVEFCVGESISVDAQTSLIFSYIWNNGITSSDLLIDSAGTYTVIGWNQYFCSDTLDVVAIENALPVPDLGADRELCAGDTVTLDPGVFDGYAWSTGYTAQVLSVWYSGSFAVTVTDGNGCEGTDVVEVVRHELPWINLGIDSSLCAGDQMTFDAGAGFLNYFWPASGETTQSIVVDSPDSISVIVTDIHGCSNESNVVWVSVDPLPAPAIITKGDMEIDLVSSSEAQYQWYHDGQIVPGATNQAITPTESGNYQVMVTDTNGCSMISGIFHLDLDIYDAEMYQGISPNGDGVNDHLTIPEIEYYPDNQFMVFNRWGAQVFGRKAYLNEFDGRDDGGRDLPDGVYYYVLDLGNGSKPVKGYFVINR